The Rhizobium leguminosarum genome includes a region encoding these proteins:
- the ychF gene encoding redox-regulated ATPase YchF, protein MGFKCGIVGLPNVGKSTLFNALTKTAAAQAANYPFCTIEPNTGEVAVPDPRMRKLADIAKSKELIPTRISFVDIAGLVRGASKGEGLGNQFLANIREVDAIVHVLRCFEDSDITHVEGRINPVADAETIETELMLADLESLERRTEQTRKRATGKDKDSVAMLPIMEASLKLLNEGKPVRTLLSTLDAEEIVILKSLNLLTSHPVLYVCNVAEGDASTGNEFTETVAVMAKEQGAETVVISAAIESEVAQLPEEEAKEFLSALDLDEAGLDRLIRAGYKLLHLITYFTVGPKETRAWTIERGTKAPQAAGVIHSDFERGFIRANTIAYDDYIKYNGEVGAKDAGKARDEGKEYVVQDGDVIHFRFNT, encoded by the coding sequence ATGGGCTTCAAATGCGGTATCGTCGGGCTGCCGAATGTCGGCAAATCGACCCTCTTCAACGCGCTCACCAAGACGGCGGCGGCACAGGCGGCGAACTACCCCTTCTGCACCATCGAGCCGAACACCGGCGAAGTCGCCGTTCCCGATCCGCGCATGCGCAAGCTTGCCGACATCGCCAAGTCGAAAGAACTGATCCCGACCCGCATCTCCTTCGTCGATATCGCCGGCCTGGTGCGCGGCGCCTCGAAGGGTGAAGGCCTCGGCAACCAGTTCCTCGCCAATATCCGCGAGGTCGATGCCATCGTCCATGTACTCCGCTGCTTCGAAGACAGCGACATCACTCATGTCGAGGGCCGCATCAACCCGGTCGCCGATGCCGAGACGATCGAGACCGAGCTGATGCTTGCGGACCTCGAAAGCCTGGAGCGCCGCACCGAGCAGACACGCAAGCGCGCCACCGGCAAGGACAAGGATTCGGTGGCGATGCTGCCGATCATGGAAGCCTCGCTGAAGCTGCTCAACGAAGGCAAACCGGTTCGCACGCTGCTGTCGACGCTCGATGCGGAAGAAATCGTCATCCTCAAGAGCCTCAATCTTCTGACCTCGCATCCGGTGCTCTACGTCTGCAACGTCGCCGAAGGCGATGCTTCGACCGGCAACGAATTCACCGAAACCGTTGCCGTCATGGCGAAGGAACAGGGTGCCGAAACCGTCGTCATCTCGGCGGCGATCGAGTCTGAGGTCGCCCAGCTTCCCGAGGAGGAAGCCAAGGAATTCCTCTCCGCCCTCGACCTTGACGAGGCCGGCCTCGACCGGTTGATCCGCGCCGGCTACAAGCTGCTCCACCTCATTACCTATTTTACCGTCGGCCCGAAGGAAACGCGCGCCTGGACGATCGAACGCGGCACCAAGGCGCCGCAGGCCGCCGGCGTCATCCATTCGGATTTCGAGCGCGGCTTCATCCGCGCCAACACCATCGCCTATGATGACTACATCAAATACAACGGCGAAGTCGGCGCCAAGGATGCCGGCAAGGCGCGCGACGAAGGCAAGGAATACGTCGTCCAGGACGGCGACGTCATCCATTTCCGCTTCAACACCTAA
- a CDS encoding MaoC family dehydratase, whose amino-acid sequence MSAEKLSFEDFQPGRRFALGPKPVTTDEIVEFASEFDPQPMHLDEAAGRASILGGLAASGWHTSSMFMRMMADSYVLNSLCEGAPGVDLMEWRKPVLAGDTLSGHSTVLEARPMRSRPGIGIVKFRHEVENQRGELVCVSENSVMFGMRARPADIAINPETSA is encoded by the coding sequence ATGTCGGCAGAAAAGCTTTCCTTCGAGGATTTCCAGCCCGGTCGCCGCTTCGCGCTTGGCCCGAAGCCGGTGACCACCGATGAAATCGTTGAGTTCGCAAGCGAATTCGACCCGCAACCGATGCATCTCGATGAGGCTGCCGGCCGCGCCAGCATTCTCGGCGGCCTTGCCGCCTCCGGCTGGCACACTTCTTCGATGTTCATGCGCATGATGGCCGACAGCTACGTGCTGAACTCGCTCTGCGAAGGTGCGCCCGGCGTCGATCTGATGGAATGGCGAAAGCCGGTGCTTGCCGGCGACACGCTGTCCGGCCACTCGACCGTGCTTGAAGCCCGGCCGATGCGATCGCGCCCCGGCATCGGCATCGTCAAGTTTCGCCACGAGGTGGAAAACCAGCGCGGCGAACTCGTCTGCGTATCGGAGAATTCGGTCATGTTCGGCATGCGCGCCCGGCCAGCCGATATCGCCATAAACCCGGAGACATCAGCATGA